From Paenibacillus sp. FSL H8-0537:
CTACATAAACAGACGGCAATCCTTCAAGCGCCGGCTTGCCTTGTACGATACGGTGGGAATCGTAACGCAGGTCCGTTACCGTCGTTCCGTCAGCCAGCTGTACTTGATACGCCGGATAGCGAAAATCCGAGTTGCCGAATGCCGGATATTCCTGCGGCAGCGTGTCTAGCGATATTTTAAAATCATCCGCTTCTGTTGAAGGACTGAAAGAGCAGCGCTCCTTCAGCTCAAGCAGTCTTCCGAGCTGGCTGCCGCGTACCCGCTTGCCCCAATAGACATGTGCCGGATAAGCGCCTTTCACCAATCCGATTACATAGCTGGTTTCTCTCGATTGCAGATGAAAAAGCTGATTTTGTTCGTCAAAAATAATAGCCATTATTCGTTAGCCTCCTTATTATGTCCGGCTGTCCCGCTGCTTTCACGCGCCATTAGCGTCGTATTCATCATGACATGCAGCGGAACCTCGCGGCCTTCAATCCGTTCTAAAAGCAGCTGCACGGCTGTCTTGCCCATTTGCTCCGTATACGCTTTAACGCTCGTTAGCGGCGGCTGTATGAAAGCTGATACCTCAATGTCGTCGAAACCGACAATCGCCATTTGCTCCGGCACCTCAACACCGTGCTCATGCAGCGCGTGAAGCGCACCGATCGCCATCGGATCGCTGCCGACAAAGCATGCTGTAGGACGTTCTTCCTGTCCTAGCAGCTTGTTCATCAGCTCGTAGCCGCTGCCTGTTGTCCATTCCCCAGCAAGCACCCATTCCTGGCGCAAAATGCCTTGCGACTCCAGCAGGAGCTGCATATGCTTGCGCCGCGGCTCGTCAGCGGCTTGATCTACTCCTCCGCCAATGTAGCCAATGCTGGTATGTCCAAGCGCCAGCAGATGCTCCATAACGTCCTCAACCGCCTGCTCAAAATTCAAGTTGACCGAGTCATAATGCCGCAGCTTGCCCAGATGGTCAATCATGACCACTTTGTTGCCCTCGTACAGCATTCGAACATCGCGCTGCGCTACACCGCCTACGACAATGAGGCCATCCAGCTGCGGATGAGGCTCCATAGGTCCGCCAATGCGCCATACTTTACCGATGGCAATACCGAGCTCCTCACAGCGGCGTTCAATCCCTCTGCG
This genomic window contains:
- a CDS encoding LacI family DNA-binding transcriptional regulator; protein product: MATIKEIAAMAEVSAATVSRVLNNDMTLAVGEETRARIFAIAEKLQYKPSRLKRLKQESQRSQLQIGLLLSFTLEHEDIDPYFLSIRRGIERRCEELGIAIGKVWRIGGPMEPHPQLDGLIVVGGVAQRDVRMLYEGNKVVMIDHLGKLRHYDSVNLNFEQAVEDVMEHLLALGHTSIGYIGGGVDQAADEPRRKHMQLLLESQGILRQEWVLAGEWTTGSGYELMNKLLGQEERPTACFVGSDPMAIGALHALHEHGVEVPEQMAIVGFDDIEVSAFIQPPLTSVKAYTEQMGKTAVQLLLERIEGREVPLHVMMNTTLMARESSGTAGHNKEANE